A window from Pyrococcus yayanosii CH1 encodes these proteins:
- a CDS encoding FAD-dependent oxidoreductase, with translation MRPLDLTEKDPSRKVTIYFEGRPLEVYEGEKLAVALLANGIYWLTTSTEGRKKGAFTFGPVPMVVNGVKNIDARKTAVRNGMRVERQRYGEFQEAVEVDEGKPVERLVVDVAIIGSGPAGIGATLEVQENLTVALIEEKSWLGGDMWLKGLPQEGFEGKEPKQVIEELTSKFNDNVRVFLKTTALGVFDEGEYFLVPAVHGERLIEVMTKRVVLATGAVDNILLFENNDMPGVFRRDFALEVMNVWGVAPGRKVAVVGSRPEDVTAELERWGIEYVVVPNPKRVEGEEKVERLIDMNGNVYEIDAVIISDGRRPDINSITQAGGKLRFKRGYYMPVLDEMHRIREGIYVAGSAVSIKPHYANYIEGRLVGAYILREFGYEAQPCVYEERLRNYEPEVMSVHGIPFDVFHLKDVQICGCDVSLEKVDDVVRWGITDLQVIKRLTHLAMGFCQGRYCLFNGAVVVAQRAGIDMSKIDLPAARPPLKNVKMKVMATRG, from the coding sequence ATGAGGCCGCTCGACCTGACGGAGAAGGACCCTTCTAGGAAGGTCACGATATACTTTGAGGGAAGGCCCCTTGAGGTCTACGAGGGCGAGAAGCTCGCCGTTGCTCTGCTGGCGAACGGCATCTACTGGCTCACCACGAGCACGGAGGGAAGGAAGAAGGGGGCCTTCACTTTCGGCCCCGTCCCGATGGTCGTTAATGGCGTCAAGAACATTGACGCTAGGAAGACGGCCGTCAGGAACGGCATGAGGGTCGAAAGGCAACGGTATGGCGAATTCCAAGAGGCAGTCGAGGTAGATGAGGGAAAGCCCGTCGAGAGGCTCGTCGTTGACGTAGCTATTATCGGGAGCGGCCCAGCCGGAATAGGGGCAACACTAGAAGTTCAGGAGAACCTTACCGTAGCCCTCATCGAGGAGAAGAGCTGGCTCGGTGGCGATATGTGGCTCAAGGGGCTCCCGCAGGAAGGCTTCGAAGGAAAGGAGCCCAAGCAGGTAATCGAGGAATTGACATCGAAGTTCAACGACAATGTCCGCGTCTTCCTCAAGACCACCGCCCTTGGTGTCTTCGACGAGGGCGAGTACTTCCTCGTGCCCGCAGTTCATGGAGAAAGGCTCATCGAGGTCATGACGAAGCGCGTCGTTCTCGCCACGGGAGCCGTTGACAACATCCTCCTTTTCGAGAACAACGACATGCCCGGAGTGTTTAGGAGGGACTTCGCCCTCGAGGTCATGAACGTGTGGGGCGTCGCCCCCGGTAGGAAGGTGGCCGTCGTCGGGAGCAGGCCCGAGGATGTAACGGCCGAGCTGGAGCGCTGGGGCATCGAGTACGTCGTCGTGCCGAACCCGAAGCGCGTCGAGGGCGAGGAAAAGGTTGAGCGCCTGATAGACATGAACGGTAACGTCTACGAAATCGACGCCGTCATTATCTCCGACGGCAGAAGGCCGGACATAAACTCGATAACTCAGGCCGGAGGGAAGCTGAGGTTCAAGCGCGGCTACTACATGCCGGTCCTCGATGAAATGCACAGGATAAGGGAGGGAATCTACGTCGCAGGAAGTGCCGTCAGCATAAAGCCGCACTACGCGAACTACATCGAGGGCAGGCTCGTCGGAGCCTACATCCTCCGCGAGTTCGGCTATGAGGCCCAACCGTGTGTTTACGAGGAAAGGCTCAGGAATTACGAGCCCGAGGTCATGTCCGTCCACGGGATACCCTTCGACGTCTTCCACCTGAAGGACGTCCAGATATGCGGATGTGACGTTTCACTGGAAAAGGTGGACGACGTCGTGAGGTGGGGCATAACAGACCTCCAGGTAATCAAGCGTCTCACACACTTAGCAATGGGTTTCTGCCAAGGACGCTACTGCCTCTTCAACGGGGCCGTCGTCGTAGCACAAAGGGCGGGAATCGACATGAGTAAGATTGACCTGCCCGCCGCAAGGCCACCCCTGAAGAACGTTAAGATGAAGGTTATGGCGACGAGGGGATGA
- a CDS encoding NAD(P)/FAD-dependent oxidoreductase → MPTRELPEKSEIVIIGGGIVGVTLAHELARRGEEVTVVEKRFIGSGSTFRCGTGIRQQFNDEANVRVMKRSVELWKKYSEEYGFPFEQTGYLFLLYDEDEIEAFKENIKLQNRLGVPTRLITPEEAKDVVPLLDISEVIAASWNPTDGKADPFHSTTAFALNAEKFGARLVEYTEVKNFIIENGEIKGLKTNRGIIKTSIVVNATNAWAKLINAMAGVPIKIPIEPYKHQAVITQPIRPGTIKPMIISFKYGHAYLTQTSHGGIIGGVGYEEGPTYDLTPSYAFLREVSYYFTKIIPALRELLILRTWAGYYAKTPDNNPVIGRLEEISDYYIAAGFSGHGFMMAPAVAEMVANLITKGKTGLPVEWYDPYRFERGELRSTALQMG, encoded by the coding sequence ATGCCAACGAGGGAGCTTCCCGAAAAGAGTGAGATCGTGATAATCGGTGGGGGAATCGTGGGCGTAACCCTCGCGCACGAGCTCGCCAGACGGGGTGAGGAGGTAACCGTTGTAGAGAAGAGGTTCATCGGCTCGGGCTCAACCTTCCGCTGCGGAACAGGTATAAGGCAGCAGTTCAACGACGAGGCAAACGTTCGCGTTATGAAGCGCTCCGTTGAGCTCTGGAAGAAATACTCCGAGGAGTACGGCTTTCCCTTCGAGCAGACAGGCTACCTCTTTCTGCTCTATGACGAGGATGAGATCGAGGCCTTCAAGGAAAACATAAAGCTCCAGAACAGGCTCGGCGTCCCGACGAGGCTCATAACGCCCGAGGAAGCCAAGGATGTAGTTCCCCTTCTGGATATAAGCGAGGTCATCGCCGCTTCGTGGAACCCGACTGATGGAAAGGCAGACCCCTTCCACTCAACCACGGCCTTCGCACTCAATGCGGAGAAGTTTGGGGCGAGGCTCGTTGAGTACACCGAAGTCAAGAACTTCATCATCGAGAACGGCGAGATCAAGGGTCTCAAAACAAACAGGGGAATCATAAAGACGAGCATCGTCGTTAACGCGACCAACGCATGGGCCAAGCTTATCAACGCGATGGCAGGCGTCCCAATAAAGATACCCATAGAGCCTTACAAGCATCAGGCGGTGATAACCCAGCCCATAAGGCCCGGAACGATAAAGCCCATGATAATCTCATTCAAGTACGGCCACGCCTATCTCACCCAGACGAGCCACGGCGGTATCATAGGCGGCGTCGGCTACGAGGAGGGCCCCACATACGACCTAACCCCCAGCTACGCCTTCCTCAGGGAGGTCAGCTACTACTTCACCAAGATAATCCCGGCCCTTAGGGAGCTGCTCATCCTCAGAACCTGGGCCGGCTACTACGCCAAGACGCCGGATAACAACCCAGTCATTGGAAGACTCGAGGAGATAAGCGACTACTACATCGCGGCCGGCTTCTCGGGTCACGGCTTCATGATGGCCCCCGCCGTCGCCGAGATGGTGGCTAACCTGATAACAAAGGGCAAAACTGGCCTTCCCGTCGAGTGGTACGACCCATACCGCTTCGAGCGCGGCGAGTTGAGGAGCACGGCCCTTCAGATGGGATAA
- a CDS encoding PEGA domain-containing protein, producing MSVELKPGKYELIIKKEGYEEEKTEIQLEDGEEATSLTSRSTTADPSLKPF from the coding sequence TTGAGTGTAGAACTGAAACCTGGTAAATATGAGCTCATAATCAAAAAGGAAGGCTACGAAGAGGAGAAGACTGAGATTCAGCTCGAAGATGGTGAGGAAGCTACCAGCTTGACGTCAAGGTCTACTACGGCTGACCCTTCTCTAAAACCTTTTTAG
- a CDS encoding squalene cyclase, translating to MALMALLRCERIARGRYERTIDQAAYWLTYVQGDDGSFGDIYDTALSVVALKEYSDYCSGDVPVEEAVRRGKVWLGLYKPKDELEKVFKGLGIGNASMVERANVEGEGSAWKLFALKYLGKEVKDDANFKSTLSIALTLYATKDDRLLSELLKRQHLGFWGVKRFNTVEILDASHVEGFEMLRDVACRYIDMIKPQDDMGWAIFAPYLLECGRDAKLDLNLTALRPWLVAQIALLKDQMGLDNSREISFLLGKDDWGDFYNTAYVLWALRTLEIEGNYSEAERFLEESLEEGYPTYYYAQALKTFHVLGRDDLIERTLTIPKDYQNPDGGFGYSKGNPSGIRSTALVLDALEYCGIKNETYQKGWNFLRSVLFIEVPKVRIDGESAVLPNGTLLLIKDSKFVGQSNGTAKITGLDGFIAIYMPDGEVFAVDAVPVEGFAPNEEGGPIPPWIALPVVLLIAILLRLRKA from the coding sequence ATGGCCTTAATGGCCCTTCTGAGATGCGAGAGGATTGCAAGAGGGAGATATGAAAGGACCATTGACCAGGCGGCCTACTGGCTTACATACGTCCAAGGGGATGACGGTTCCTTCGGTGATATTTACGATACCGCCCTATCCGTCGTTGCACTTAAGGAATACTCGGACTATTGCTCCGGGGACGTCCCAGTTGAGGAGGCGGTAAGAAGAGGGAAAGTGTGGCTTGGGCTCTACAAGCCAAAAGACGAGCTTGAGAAAGTTTTTAAGGGGCTGGGGATTGGTAACGCTTCTATGGTCGAAAGAGCGAACGTTGAGGGAGAGGGAAGTGCTTGGAAGCTCTTCGCATTGAAGTATCTCGGAAAGGAAGTCAAAGACGATGCCAACTTCAAATCAACGCTCTCGATAGCACTCACCCTCTACGCCACCAAAGATGATAGACTCCTAAGCGAGCTCCTTAAAAGGCAGCATCTAGGGTTCTGGGGAGTCAAGAGGTTTAACACCGTGGAAATACTCGATGCATCGCACGTTGAAGGCTTCGAGATGCTCAGGGACGTGGCATGCCGCTACATAGACATGATAAAGCCCCAAGACGATATGGGATGGGCTATCTTCGCGCCATACCTGCTCGAATGCGGAAGGGATGCGAAACTTGACCTAAACTTAACGGCCCTAAGACCCTGGCTTGTGGCACAGATCGCACTGCTCAAGGACCAGATGGGTCTTGACAACTCACGAGAGATAAGTTTTCTGCTGGGAAAGGATGATTGGGGTGACTTTTACAACACCGCTTATGTCCTTTGGGCTCTCAGGACCCTTGAGATAGAAGGCAACTATTCCGAGGCCGAAAGGTTTCTGGAGGAAAGCCTTGAGGAGGGCTATCCAACTTACTATTATGCCCAGGCTCTGAAAACTTTCCACGTCCTCGGAAGGGATGATCTCATTGAGAGAACGCTAACGATACCCAAGGATTACCAGAACCCGGATGGCGGCTTTGGATACTCCAAAGGGAATCCAAGCGGTATAAGGAGCACAGCCCTCGTTCTCGATGCCCTAGAATACTGTGGCATAAAGAACGAAACCTACCAAAAGGGCTGGAATTTCCTGAGATCCGTCCTCTTCATAGAAGTCCCGAAAGTGAGGATTGATGGGGAGAGTGCAGTACTTCCGAACGGAACCCTCCTCCTTATAAAGGACTCGAAGTTCGTCGGCCAGTCGAACGGCACGGCGAAGATAACGGGTCTCGATGGTTTCATTGCCATATACATGCCCGATGGCGAGGTCTTCGCGGTGGACGCCGTTCCGGTGGAAGGTTTCGCCCCGAATGAAGAGGGAGGCCCCATCCCTCCCTGGATCGCGCTTCCAGTCGTCCTCTTGATTGCGATTCTGCTCAGGCTGAGGAAGGCCTAA
- a CDS encoding heavy metal-binding domain-containing protein produces the protein MEEVIVVTTETIPGYRIVEVKGIARGGIVKAAHLGKDILAVFRNIKGGEVKEYTQMMAEAREEALRRMIMHAKELGANAVVCVRFATSNVGSGMAEVYAYGTAVVVEKE, from the coding sequence ATGGAGGAGGTAATCGTCGTTACGACCGAGACTATTCCCGGCTACCGGATTGTTGAGGTCAAGGGGATAGCCCGCGGGGGCATCGTGAAGGCCGCACACCTTGGTAAGGACATACTCGCGGTCTTCAGGAACATAAAGGGAGGCGAAGTGAAGGAGTACACCCAGATGATGGCCGAGGCGAGGGAGGAAGCACTTAGGAGGATGATAATGCACGCAAAGGAGCTTGGAGCAAACGCTGTCGTGTGCGTACGCTTCGCAACTTCTAACGTTGGTTCGGGCATGGCAGAGGTCTATGCCTACGGAACGGCTGTTGTCGTCGAGAAGGAGTGA
- a CDS encoding YhfC family glutamic-type intramembrane protease translates to MYLLPFPALGGLLAWATIYFLGLRRTKWAEFLLGLVAFFLAMIVQTPIQQLSLLALGIRSNADVITRGSAFIVETALWLGFAAGLVQEGVKYFFVKDKDLRTASFVGLGFGVTEAFFVTIMTAVAGAVMGKGLDVPLGAALMSLLERYFATLFHVGTTVFLAYAAAKGFGKKGLVAMIAVHTLVDSMAAYYQLTGHAMVGYAVEVILALIALLLVSYTLPKVKAEKSGEKVIW, encoded by the coding sequence ATGTACCTCCTCCCGTTCCCCGCGCTCGGGGGACTGCTCGCTTGGGCAACAATATATTTCCTAGGCCTCAGAAGGACGAAGTGGGCAGAGTTCTTACTCGGTCTGGTGGCGTTCTTCCTCGCGATGATAGTCCAGACTCCAATCCAGCAGTTATCGCTCCTCGCCCTTGGCATTCGCTCTAACGCCGATGTGATCACCAGGGGATCGGCTTTCATAGTGGAGACCGCGCTATGGCTGGGCTTCGCCGCCGGCCTAGTCCAAGAAGGTGTTAAGTACTTCTTCGTCAAGGACAAGGACCTTAGAACGGCTTCCTTCGTCGGCCTCGGTTTCGGCGTTACGGAGGCGTTTTTCGTAACGATAATGACTGCGGTTGCCGGAGCAGTCATGGGAAAGGGACTTGACGTTCCACTAGGTGCGGCCCTTATGTCCCTTCTGGAACGCTACTTTGCAACCCTCTTCCATGTGGGCACCACTGTCTTCCTCGCATATGCCGCCGCCAAGGGCTTTGGAAAGAAAGGGCTCGTGGCCATGATTGCCGTTCACACCCTCGTGGATTCGATGGCCGCCTACTACCAGCTCACCGGGCATGCAATGGTCGGCTACGCCGTCGAGGTCATATTAGCTCTCATCGCGCTCCTCCTGGTCTCCTACACCCTCCCGAAGGTCAAGGCAGAAAAATCCGGGGAAAAGGTTATATGGTGA
- a CDS encoding PadR family transcriptional regulator produces MVKDLPGVEKEKALKKFRRELRAGLYSYLILSILEKKGELHGYAIRKELEDLSSGELVPSEGALYDILKSLKKLGLVENFWAEIGGRPRKYYRLTPLGQEVIREVRAEIEEIKRTLERLEDPRAASNI; encoded by the coding sequence ATGGTGAAGGACTTGCCCGGGGTTGAGAAGGAGAAGGCCCTTAAGAAGTTTAGGAGGGAGCTGAGGGCTGGCCTCTACTCCTACCTAATTCTTTCCATTCTGGAGAAAAAGGGCGAGCTCCACGGCTACGCCATAAGAAAGGAGCTGGAAGACCTGAGCAGTGGAGAGCTCGTGCCGAGTGAGGGAGCCCTATACGATATCCTGAAGAGTCTTAAGAAGCTGGGGCTCGTGGAGAACTTCTGGGCGGAAATTGGAGGAAGGCCCCGAAAGTACTACCGGCTCACCCCCCTTGGTCAGGAGGTCATTAGGGAGGTCCGAGCTGAAATAGAGGAGATAAAACGGACGCTTGAAAGACTTGAAGACCCAAGGGCAGCCTCTAACATTTAG
- a CDS encoding glutaredoxin family protein: MAPNLYIYGSENCERCKELKRLLDERLHYGYEFYDVEKDEEARRRFMEICRITGARNYPLVGVFQWNELVAVYQGDMAIVGVAKLDELRPNPKVVPVVTDNSRAFFFRNSDAVERLRALFLP; encoded by the coding sequence GTGGCACCTAATCTTTACATCTACGGTTCTGAAAATTGCGAGAGGTGCAAGGAGCTCAAGAGGCTCCTCGATGAGAGGCTTCACTATGGCTATGAATTTTATGACGTTGAGAAGGATGAAGAGGCGAGAAGGCGGTTCATGGAGATATGCCGCATAACGGGGGCCAGAAATTACCCGCTGGTGGGCGTCTTCCAATGGAATGAGCTCGTTGCGGTATACCAGGGAGACATGGCCATAGTCGGTGTGGCGAAGCTCGATGAGCTGAGGCCAAACCCAAAGGTCGTCCCGGTGGTGACGGACAACTCTCGGGCATTTTTCTTCAGGAATTCAGATGCCGTAGAGCGCCTGAGAGCTCTCTTTCTTCCCTAA